A stretch of DNA from Ferrimicrobium sp.:
CCGTTTGATTGGTGACGAGCTCACCGATGCCCAGACCACCGATGCCCAGACCACCGATGCCCAGACCACCGATGCCCAGACCACAGAGCCACTTACTAGCCCTGCGTCTGGCCCCAAGGTTGACTCGATGCAGCTGAGCGCACGGCGTCTACAGGCGGTGCGCGAGGTCTTGCACACGCGGGGTGCACGACGCATTGTTGATCTTGGCTGCGGGGAGGGCCGACTGGTCGGGGAGCTCTTGGGTGAACGAGGGGTTGACTACGTCGTTGGGCTAGATGTCTCGAACCAAGCACTCAAACGAGCATCTGCTCACCTGCATCTCGATACCATGACCCCGCGTCAGCGCAGCAGGGTGGAACTGTTGCATGGTTCGATCACCTATCGGGATCGGCGGCTCTTGGGTTTTGATGCCGCGGTGGCCCTAGAGGTTGTGGAGCATCTGGAACCTTCGCGTCTCGGAGCCTTTGAACGGAACATTTTCGGCTTTGCCTGCCCTGGAACCGTCGTTGTGACGACACCGAATGCGGAGTACAACGTCCTTTACCCCCATCTTGGGGCCAACGAGTTTCGCCATCGGGATCACCGATTCGAGTGGACCAGAGATGAGTTCTCTCGTTGGTGCCAGCGCTTGGCACAGGAGTATGGCTACGGGCTCGCCATATCCGGCATCGGAGGCGAGGATCGTGAGCTCGGCGCTCCTACGCAGATGGGGGTCTTTTCGCGATGAGCACGCTGAAACTACCGGATCTTTGCTTGGTTGTCCTCGTTGGGGTCTCTGGATCAGGGAAGTCGACGTTTGCGCAGCAACACTTCTTGCCCACTGAAGTGCTGTCCTCGGATTTTTGCCGTGCACTGGTGGCGGATGACGAGAATGATCAGTCCGCGACCAAAGCAGCCTTTGATGTGCTGGACTATATCGCCGAGCGCCGTCTAGAGCGTGGGAAACTTACCGTCGTCGACGCCACCAACGTGCAGTCCGAGGCCCGGCGCTCACTCGTCGAGTTGGCCAAACGTAACCATGTTCTCGCTGTCGCGATCGTACTCGATATGCCCATAGAGCTCTGTGCCAGCCGGAACAGGGCTCGCAAGGACCGCCAGTTTGGAGCACATGTTCTCCATAACCAAAGCTCTCAGCTCAGCCGATCTCTCAAGAGATTGAGGCGTGAGGGATTTCATCGGGTGTATCATTTGACGCAGGTGGACGAGGTTGCCGAGGTCGTTATCGTGCGTGAACCCGTCTGGAATGACCGGCGAGTCGAACACGGACCCTTCGATATCGTCGGTGACGTCCATGGGTGTCACGACGAGCTTGTTGCGCTTCTCGAAACCCTGGGGTATCGTCGCGCCGGCGAAGGTCAGCCATATCGCCACCCGGAGGGTCGTCGTGCGATTTTTCTGGGTGATCTCGTTGATCGCGGGCCGGCAACTCCTGCGGTGCTGCGACTCGTGATGGAGATGGTTGCGACCGGTAGCGCTCTTTGCATTGTGGGCAATCACGAGGCGAAACTCTTGCGGGCTTTGCGTGGCCAAAAAGTCGAGGCGCGTCATGGACTAGCGGAGAGCCTCGAACAACTGAGTCAGGAATCCCCTGAATTCACCGCTGGCGTCGTGGAGTTTCTAGATGGGTTGATCAGCCACTTTGTCCTCGACGACGGCAACTTGGTGGTCGCCCATGCAGGTCTGCCGGAGAACATGCACGGGAGAACCTCTGGGGCCGTAAGGGCCTTCGCGATGTACGGTGATAC
This window harbors:
- a CDS encoding 3' terminal RNA ribose 2'-O-methyltransferase Hen1, producing the protein MLLTISTTSRPATDLGYLLHKNPSSNVVVELSWGTAHIVYPEARDDRCTVALIVDVDPISLVRSHRGLGGDDSLLSQYVNDRPYTTSSLMSVALVKAFSTAMAGRSKERPDLVDVPLNLDVHLPTTSCRRGGQFIQRLFEPLGYEVEIAPIPLGELVLEPGDSDLYDLTLRGEVTVKSLLSHLYVLLPVLDDGKHYWVGSDEVDKLLRQGDAWLGDHAERELIVRSYLRYDRDLTDQALTRLIGDELTDAQTTDAQTTDAQTTDAQTTEPLTSPASGPKVDSMQLSARRLQAVREVLHTRGARRIVDLGCGEGRLVGELLGERGVDYVVGLDVSNQALKRASAHLHLDTMTPRQRSRVELLHGSITYRDRRLLGFDAAVALEVVEHLEPSRLGAFERNIFGFACPGTVVVTTPNAEYNVLYPHLGANEFRHRDHRFEWTRDEFSRWCQRLAQEYGYGLAISGIGGEDRELGAPTQMGVFSR